From one Triticum urartu cultivar G1812 chromosome 3, Tu2.1, whole genome shotgun sequence genomic stretch:
- the LOC125548916 gene encoding tyrosine decarboxylase 1-like, whose protein sequence is MATGGAPFDALSSLDPETFAGESRAVINFLADYYRDVDTYPVQPQDLPGCLRALLPDAPPENGEPIDVILEEVRTHIVPALTNWQSPKFFGYFPMNASTAGFAGEMLSTGLNIVPFMRVASPAATELESAVVDWMGKLMGLPDRFLFSGGGGGVLHGSTCEAVVCTLAAARDRALSRLGHEGILRLVVYASDQSHCTFQKGARIVGIPRSNFRVIPTSASSGYGLTSDSVRDAVEADVASGLVPLYLCATVGTTGLGAVDPVRDLGELARRHGMWLHVDAAYAGSALICPEFQHHIDGAELADSVSMNPHKWFLTNMDCCCLWVASPAALTSALSTNPEYLSNVTEESAGAGVVDYKDWQIALSRPFRAMKLWVVLRRYGGAGMRAYVRRHVEMAKWFEQALEADGRFEVVAPTRFSLVTFRLRPRHEGDDDAVDALNRRLLVAVNASGRAFMTHFVVDGKFVIRMAVGGAMTEMRHVQDTWELVREKAREVGALP, encoded by the coding sequence ATGGCGACGGGTGGAGCACCATTTGACGCGCTATCCTCGCTGGACCCCGAGACCTTCGCCGGGGAGTCGCGCGCCGTGATCAACTTCCTCGCCGACTACTACCGCGACGTCGACACGTATCCGGTCCAGCCCCAGGACTTGCCAGGGTGCCTCCGCGCGCTTCTACCCGACGCGCCGCCGGAGAACGGTGAGCCCATCGACGTGATACTGGAGGAGGTACGCACTCACATCGTCCCGGCACTGACCAACTGGCAGAGCCCCAAGTTCTTCGGCTACTTCCCCATGAACGCCAGCACGGCCGGGTTCGCCGGCGAGATGCTCTCCACCGGGCTCAACATTGTGCCGTTCATGCGGGTCGCCTCGCCGGCCGCCACCGAGCTCGAGAGCGCCGTGGTGGACTGGATGGGCAAGCTGATGGGCCTCCCGGACCGCTTCCTcttctccggcggcggcggcggcgtgctgCACGGGAGCACCTGCGAGGCCGTGGTGTGCACGCTCGCGGCCGCGCGCGATCGCGCGCTGAGCAGGCTCGGCCACGAGGGCATCCTGAGGCTGGTGGTCTACGCCTCGGACCAGAGCCACTGCACGTTCCAGAAGGGCGCGAGGATCGTGGGGATCCCTCGGTCCAACTTCCGAGTCATCCCGACGTCGGCGTCGTCGGGCTATGGCCTCACCTCGGACAGCGTCCGCGACGCCGTGGAGGCCGACGTGGCCAGCGGGCTCGTGCCGCTGTACCTGTGCGCCACGGTCGGCACAACCGGGCTCGGCGCGGTCGACCCGGTGCGGGACCTCGGCGAGCTGGCGCGGAGGCACGGCATGTGGCTGCACGTCGACGCCGCGTACGCCGGCAGCGCCCTGATCTGCCCCGAGTTCCAGCATCACATAGACGGCGCCGAGCTCGCGGACTCGGTGAGCATGAACCCGCACAAGTGGTTCCTCACCAACATGGACTGCTGCTGCCTGTGGGTGGCAAGCCCGGCCGCGCTCACCTCCGCGCTGTCGACCAACCCAGAGTACCTCAGCAACGTCACAGAAGAAAGTGCAGGCGCGGGCGTGGTGGACTACAAGGACTGGCAGATCGCGCTGTCGCGGCCGTTCCGCGCCATGAAGCTGTGGGTGGTCCTGCGCCGCTACGGCGGGGCGGGCATGCGGGCGTACGTTCGGCGGCACGTCGAGATGGCCAAGTGGTTCGAGCAGGCGCTGGAGGCTGACGGGCGGTTCGAGGTGGTAGCGCCGACGAGGTTCTCCCTCGTGACCTTCCGCCTCCGTCCAAGGCACGAGGGCGACGACGATGCCGTTGATGCCTTGAACCGTAGGCTCCTCGTGGCGGTGAACGCTAGCGGGCGGGCGTTCATGACGCACTTCGTGGTGGACGGCAAATTTGTTATCCGTATGGCCGTGGGCGGAGCCATGACGGAGATGCGGCATGTCCAAGACACGTGGGAGCTTGTCCGGGAGAAGGCCAGGGAAGTCGGCGCCCTCCCCTAG